In a genomic window of Ranitomeya imitator isolate aRanImi1 chromosome 5, aRanImi1.pri, whole genome shotgun sequence:
- the LOC138638521 gene encoding galactose-3-O-sulfotransferase 4-like — MGHGWKTRLRFAHSNSQHLKIFGVLLLITIVFFFTLQVLKSSKSERYNIREIPFISKLLPFNNGDRVTYGHERSDNNYTREQDIASELLRYLQKDQLSERLKGPRWKEVLMALISRIRSETVLIQESESCQPKNNIFFLKTHKTASSSIINILFRYGEFHNLTFAFPSRSAQFSYPSYFKAAYVNGFSEKTKNIFNIMCHHMRFKFTEWKML; from the exons GTTTGCTCATAGTAACAGTCAGCATCTGAAAATCTTCGGTGTCCTTTTACTAATAacaatagtatttttttttaccttgcaaGTGTTGAAAAGCAGCAAGTCAGAAAG GTATAATATACGTGAGATTCCTTTCATCTCAAAGCTATTACCTTTCAATAATGGAGACAGAGTTACTTATGGACACGAAAGAAGTGACAACAATTACACCAGAGAACAAGATATTGCATCTGAACTTTTGCGTTATTTGCAAAAAGATCAATTGTCTGAGAGATTAAAAGGGCCGAGGTGGAAGGAAGTGTTAATGGCTTTAATATCAAGAATAAGAAGTGAAACCGTTTTAATTCAGGAATCTGAATCTTGTCAACCCAAGAACAACATCTTCTTCCTAAAAACTCACAAGACGGCCAGCAGCTCAATTATAAATATTCTGTTCCGTTATGGAGAATTTCATAACTTAACCTTTGCCTTCCCTTCCCGCTCTGCTCAATTCTCCTATCCAAGTTATTTCAAAGCCGCTTATGTGAATGGATtctctgaaaaaacaaaaaatatttttaatattatgTGTCATCATATGCGCTTCAAGTTTACAGAG